The DNA sequence AACGTGCAGTACGCGCCGAGCCGTGGGCGCTTCAAGGTCTACCTGATCGACGAAGTGCACATGCTCTCCAGCCATTCTTTCAATGCGCTGCTCAAGACCCTCGAAGAACCGCCGCCCTACGTCAAGTTCATCCTGGCCACCACCGACCCGCAGAAACTTCCTGCGACGATTTTGTCGCGGTGCCTGCAGTTCTCCCTGAAGAACATGACGCCGGAACGGGTCGTCGAGCACCTGACCCACGTGCTGGGCGTCGAAAACGTACCGTTCGAAGACGATGCGCTGTGGCTACTGGGCCGCGCCGCCGATGGTTCGATGCGAGATGCCATGAGCCTGACCGACCAGGCCATTGCTTTTGGTGAAGGCAAGGTCATGGCAGCCGATGTGCGGGCCATGCTGGGCACTCTCGATCACGGCCAGGTCTATGACGTGCTGCATGCGTTGATCGAAGGCGATGCGAAGGCGTTGCTCGAAGCGGTGCGTCACCTGGCCGAGCAGGGCCCGGACTGGAATGGCGTGCTCTCGGAAATCCTCAACGTGTTGCACCGTGTCGCCATCGCCCAGGCCTTGCCTGATGGCGTCGACAACGGCCACGGGGACCGTGATCGCGTGCTGGCCCTGGCCCAGGTGCTGCCCGCCGAGGACGTGCAGTTCTACTACCAAATGGGTCTGATCGGTCGTCGTGACCTGCCCTTGGCGCCGGACCCGCGCGGCGGCTTCGAAATGGTGTTGCTGCGAATGCTGGCGTTCCGACCGGCCGACACGGCGGACGCCCCGAGGCAACCGCTAAAGCCAGTGGGGATCAGCCAGGCCACAGCTGATTCCGCCAAGCCAGTGGCTGCCGCGCCCGTCGTTGCGCCGGCAGTCGCTCCGGCTCCGGTGGCTGTGGCCGAACCGGCCCCGACGCCTGTCCTTGCACCCATTGAGCCCGCGCCTGAACCGGTCGTCGAGGCCGTGCCCGAGCCGGTCGCCGAAGCGGTGATTGATCTGCCCTGGAACGACCCGGTCGAGCCCGAGATCGTCCAGCAGCCCGCTGTGGAACCGGTGTTGGAAACCACTGCCGAGCAGCCCGAATTGCCGCCGATGCCGTTGCCGACGCCCGATAGCGTGGTGCCCGATGCGCCGGAGTGGGTTGCTGCCCCGGTGCCTGAGCCGACAGTGGCCGACGTTGATGTCGCCACGCCGGGCATGGACCTGGACGACGAGCCTCCGCTGGACGAGGATTACATCGAGCCGGACATGGATTC is a window from the Pseudomonas brassicacearum genome containing:
- the dnaX gene encoding DNA polymerase III subunit gamma/tau; translated protein: MSYQVLARKWRPRSFREMVGQTHVLKALINALDSQRLHHAYLFTGTRGVGKTTIARIIAKCLNCETGITSTPCGECSVCREIDEGRFVDLIEIDAASRTKVEDTRELLDNVQYAPSRGRFKVYLIDEVHMLSSHSFNALLKTLEEPPPYVKFILATTDPQKLPATILSRCLQFSLKNMTPERVVEHLTHVLGVENVPFEDDALWLLGRAADGSMRDAMSLTDQAIAFGEGKVMAADVRAMLGTLDHGQVYDVLHALIEGDAKALLEAVRHLAEQGPDWNGVLSEILNVLHRVAIAQALPDGVDNGHGDRDRVLALAQVLPAEDVQFYYQMGLIGRRDLPLAPDPRGGFEMVLLRMLAFRPADTADAPRQPLKPVGISQATADSAKPVAAAPVVAPAVAPAPVAVAEPAPTPVLAPIEPAPEPVVEAVPEPVAEAVIDLPWNDPVEPEIVQQPAVEPVLETTAEQPELPPMPLPTPDSVVPDAPEWVAAPVPEPTVADVDVATPGMDLDDEPPLDEDYIEPDMDSAYSYLDELASEHAAEPAPEPEPEPAAMPATGLALQWLELFPKLPITGMTGSIAANCTLISVEGDHWLLHLDPAHSALFNATQQRRLNDALNQYHQRTLTLSIELIKPEQETPAQAASRRRANRQREAEESIHGDPFIQQMMQQFGAVVRHDTIEPVEAPVIQGS